The following coding sequences lie in one Flagellimonas eckloniae genomic window:
- a CDS encoding glycosyl hydrolase 115 family protein: protein MGIHKTISSSIYATVAVLFFFLNIACSNDESNKIYLVLGKTASEIEINTINDFKVDLQKVTDKTILVISEGSQLPKNGTIFVLGTTGSNQVIGNLVKEGLLNLSEENPGQRGGIWSKSILESGQNAIILAGSNVQGMQYAVYDYAEEVLGIDPLAYWTGKVPNKIDGIDLFAFDSKTIAPPKVPILCYFENDVDELASYRGKLLEYDWESYTEMINSLVRLRYNAIQFFDMLGRPEFYLRPEYQELHPDYQIDIPYLEKMMDYAHSKGMKIQVDFSLGYQIHPMDEEKASCWADYKEDWIKAWRYYFEETPLAKTDIFILRPRNQVWDWEYKSSCGEDKIEVFNEVFTVFDDLVDSYKSDATKALICYSDAMQMYNDGFRPPKDWIIAWADDGFGDFEHLPQTTDDYTFGTYMHAGFWLNHTVHNPYPEKVEAKMKKIFNDYGAYEYCMVNGQSFRPFIFNIEAYSDVCQNPDTFSAEQYYKEWSHRYFDKNTAVHAVKSMKLLNKAQSSGRIGYVQHLWEIREAIAYLSNSPIERPGKPPVPYEFERVENDLEHVRFTKKHIDSALTEAKKGLELSKEDGFYYSYVYLPTLLYSDLMLFESNLHQMSLLKRKYETSSNVTYLKEALVILEDAKKNLAKVYQNRLEGDKNPKWEKWYDPAIRRPNNGFPTQEMLNQVERNVTQITKI, encoded by the coding sequence ATGGGGATACATAAAACCATAAGCAGTAGCATCTACGCTACAGTGGCTGTCCTTTTTTTCTTTTTGAACATAGCATGTTCCAATGACGAATCAAATAAAATCTATTTGGTCCTTGGGAAAACTGCTAGCGAAATCGAAATAAATACAATAAACGATTTCAAAGTTGATCTTCAAAAAGTAACGGACAAGACTATTCTGGTTATTTCTGAAGGTAGTCAATTGCCAAAAAACGGTACAATCTTCGTTCTGGGCACTACAGGATCAAATCAAGTTATTGGCAATCTGGTTAAGGAAGGATTGTTAAATCTATCTGAGGAAAATCCAGGTCAAAGAGGAGGCATTTGGTCAAAGTCCATTTTGGAAAGTGGACAAAATGCTATCATATTGGCCGGTTCCAATGTTCAAGGTATGCAATATGCAGTTTACGATTATGCCGAAGAAGTTTTGGGTATAGACCCATTGGCATATTGGACTGGAAAGGTACCTAATAAGATTGATGGAATAGACTTATTTGCCTTTGATAGTAAAACGATTGCCCCACCCAAAGTACCCATTTTATGTTATTTTGAAAATGATGTGGATGAATTGGCCAGCTACAGGGGAAAATTGTTGGAATATGATTGGGAAAGCTACACCGAAATGATAAATTCTTTGGTCAGACTCAGATACAATGCCATTCAATTTTTTGATATGCTGGGGAGACCGGAATTTTATCTACGTCCAGAATACCAAGAGCTTCATCCAGACTATCAAATTGATATTCCCTACCTAGAGAAGATGATGGACTATGCCCATAGCAAGGGTATGAAAATTCAAGTAGATTTTTCTTTGGGTTACCAAATACATCCCATGGATGAAGAGAAAGCAAGTTGTTGGGCTGATTATAAAGAAGATTGGATCAAGGCTTGGCGCTACTATTTTGAAGAAACTCCATTAGCAAAAACAGATATTTTTATTCTAAGACCTCGAAATCAAGTTTGGGATTGGGAATACAAAAGTAGCTGTGGCGAAGACAAAATAGAAGTATTCAATGAAGTGTTTACAGTTTTTGATGATTTGGTCGACTCCTATAAAAGTGATGCTACCAAGGCATTAATTTGTTACTCTGATGCCATGCAAATGTATAATGATGGCTTCAGGCCACCAAAAGACTGGATCATTGCATGGGCAGATGATGGTTTTGGCGATTTTGAACATTTGCCACAAACTACAGATGACTACACGTTTGGCACCTACATGCATGCAGGTTTTTGGTTAAATCATACTGTCCACAATCCGTATCCGGAAAAAGTGGAGGCCAAAATGAAAAAAATATTTAATGACTATGGAGCTTATGAATACTGTATGGTGAATGGTCAGAGCTTTAGACCTTTTATATTCAATATAGAAGCCTATAGTGATGTTTGCCAAAATCCAGATACTTTTTCCGCAGAGCAGTATTATAAAGAGTGGTCGCATCGATATTTTGATAAGAACACTGCAGTACATGCCGTAAAATCAATGAAGTTATTGAACAAAGCGCAATCTTCTGGTAGAATTGGTTATGTACAACATCTATGGGAAATACGTGAAGCCATAGCCTATCTGTCAAATTCACCTATAGAAAGACCCGGAAAACCGCCTGTGCCCTATGAGTTTGAAAGGGTAGAAAATGACCTTGAGCATGTGCGCTTCACCAAAAAGCACATAGACAGTGCCTTGACCGAGGCAAAAAAAGGATTGGAATTATCAAAAGAAGATGGGTTTTATTATTCATATGTGTATTTACCAACATTATTGTATTCCGATTTGATGCTATTTGAAAGTAACCTTCACCAAATGTCACTACTGAAAAGAAAATATGAGACTTCCAGTAATGTTACCTACTTAAAGGAAGCTCTTGTTATTCTTGAGGATGCAAAAAAGAATTTGGCCAAAGTATATCAGAATCGTTTGGAAGGCGACAAAAACCCAAAATGGGAGAAATGGTACGACCCTGCTATCAGAAGGCCCAATAATGGTTTTCCTACCCAAGAAATGTTGAATCAAGTAGAACGAAATGTAACCCAAATCACTAAAATTTAA
- a CDS encoding RagB/SusD family nutrient uptake outer membrane protein, with protein MKLSRKIKHIGFILIGMITFNACDSYIEEDIFSDITSENFIDENTADQLVVGIYVSLRDIYKDYNLKFLGTDLFTIKGELNSFSTTNDYFGFTSGTGGSAWIRNYDLVSKANTAINRYENQINWSDSKLGEKAYGIAQARALRGLAFFNMVQQYGGMVLELDEPTTIRSDYTRSTEEETYAQIIADLEAAIPDLLDNPETGRFSKRAAQHVLAEVYLTRGYSSFASATDFDTAATLAEAAIGSYDIRSQTFAEVFSYDNQVNDEILFAVQWGSGGLTTDQVNTKHSIFMNQVANYPGVNRTTTPYGFSSANMMPTPYFYTLFADNDSRDDATIHRAILADVDEPTAPDPIVAGDTVVYYPKAALDATELAERLDRYWVYQPDQYLFGLPDDIPGVNYLYSLNPERTNFPIFKKFDDEIFNETTDGARDTFVFRVAGTHLLAAEAYLGAGNTASALMHLNIVRERATGVANEYASVTIDDILNERALELAGEANRWAVLKRTGKLEERINLYNPHVIDHGTFDSSIHLLRPIPSSELELSDGSLLQNPGY; from the coding sequence ATGAAACTATCTAGAAAAATCAAACACATTGGTTTCATACTAATAGGTATGATAACCTTTAATGCATGTGATAGTTATATTGAAGAAGATATTTTTTCAGATATAACAAGCGAAAATTTTATTGATGAAAATACGGCTGATCAATTAGTAGTTGGAATTTATGTCTCCCTAAGGGATATTTATAAAGATTACAATTTAAAGTTTTTGGGAACTGATTTGTTTACTATTAAGGGTGAATTAAATTCATTTTCTACCACGAATGATTATTTTGGTTTTACTTCTGGGACCGGAGGCAGTGCTTGGATAAGAAACTATGATCTTGTTTCAAAAGCAAATACTGCCATTAATAGATACGAAAACCAGATTAACTGGAGCGATTCCAAATTGGGTGAAAAAGCTTATGGTATTGCGCAAGCGAGAGCATTGCGCGGCTTAGCATTTTTCAATATGGTGCAACAATATGGTGGTATGGTATTGGAATTAGATGAACCTACTACTATTCGATCAGACTATACTAGAAGTACTGAAGAAGAAACCTACGCACAAATCATTGCAGATTTGGAAGCCGCAATACCAGATTTATTGGATAATCCTGAAACTGGGCGATTTTCTAAAAGAGCGGCACAACATGTATTGGCAGAGGTCTATTTAACCAGAGGCTATTCTTCGTTTGCAAGTGCTACAGATTTTGATACCGCTGCAACTCTTGCAGAAGCAGCTATTGGATCTTATGACATTAGAAGCCAAACCTTTGCTGAAGTCTTTAGTTATGACAATCAGGTTAATGATGAAATATTATTTGCAGTACAGTGGGGTTCAGGAGGATTAACTACTGACCAGGTAAATACCAAACATTCTATTTTCATGAACCAAGTTGCCAATTACCCTGGGGTAAACAGAACAACAACACCCTATGGTTTTAGTAGCGCCAATATGATGCCCACTCCCTATTTTTATACGCTATTTGCAGATAATGATTCTAGGGATGATGCAACTATCCATAGAGCTATACTTGCTGATGTTGATGAGCCTACGGCACCTGATCCAATTGTAGCCGGAGATACGGTAGTTTACTATCCAAAAGCTGCATTGGATGCGACAGAATTAGCAGAAAGGTTAGATCGCTATTGGGTATATCAACCTGATCAATATCTATTTGGCTTACCAGATGATATTCCAGGAGTTAATTACCTGTACTCTCTTAATCCTGAAAGGACAAATTTCCCTATTTTCAAGAAGTTTGATGATGAGATTTTTAATGAGACTACGGATGGGGCACGTGATACCTTTGTCTTTAGGGTAGCCGGCACACATTTATTGGCTGCCGAGGCTTATTTAGGAGCTGGAAATACGGCATCTGCCCTAATGCATTTAAATATTGTTAGGGAGCGGGCAACAGGAGTTGCCAATGAATATGCTTCGGTTACCATAGACGATATACTTAACGAAAGGGCTTTAGAATTGGCAGGTGAAGCTAATCGCTGGGCAGTGTTAAAACGCACCGGTAAATTGGAAGAACGTATAAATTTATACAATCCACATGTTATAGACCATGGTACTTTCGACTCTAGTATTCATTTGTTAAGACCAATTCCATCTTCTGAATTAGAACTTTCAGATGGCTCGTTATTACAAAATCCAGGATACTAG